One window of the Neorickettsia findlayensis genome contains the following:
- the nuoG gene encoding NADH-quinone oxidoreductase subunit NuoG: MPNVTINGKKLVVGSGCTVIQACQVAGVEVPRFCYHERLKIAGNCRMCLVEVEGGPPKLVASCATPVVENMVVHTDTPKIRAAREGVMEFLLANHPLDCPICDQGGECDLQDQAMLYGKGEGRFSYAKRSVQKKDFGPLISTEMNRCIHCTRCIRFLSDVAGVEELGMVNRGADSEISTYIQKSLSSELSGNIIDLCPVGALTSKPYAFTARPWELTKIESVDVLDAVGSNIRIDVRGQTVMRVLPRLNEEINEEWLSDRSRFSYDGLRVQRLDRCYVRVNGKLRESTWKKAISEIVKQIDHVNREEIAAVAGDLADVESVFLLKRMLNKLGVSKTECRQDGASYMVSERDFYIFNTTFAGIEESDFCFLVGVNLRMDAPLIAARIRKRWLSGNYTVVGLGSDARYAFDVSSIGNDVATLVEIASGRNQKFKDLLGGSRRPMMIIGPDVLSRTDANYIISLLRAIAERFGFFQENFNGFSVLQRHSGTVGALDVGFYHQDGLKGVLDSGTKFVYLLGADDCVDSIPEGAFVVYQGHHGDRGASRADVILPGCSYVEKDAIYVNTEGRAQLAFRAVFPPGEARDDREIIAELAQVLGIPFGNISLPLIRAKLEKLGPHFKCLGVCVPSGPSRYEFMGEAVFADEVISFKKRNFYMSNVISRASSTMAKCSEEFNDLSYSL, from the coding sequence ATGCCGAATGTTACTATCAACGGTAAGAAGCTTGTGGTTGGGTCTGGGTGTACTGTCATCCAGGCCTGCCAAGTGGCTGGCGTTGAGGTACCCAGATTCTGCTACCATGAGCGTCTCAAGATAGCTGGGAATTGCCGAATGTGTCTTGTTGAAGTTGAAGGTGGTCCTCCGAAGCTAGTTGCTTCTTGTGCAACCCCGGTTGTTGAAAATATGGTTGTTCATACTGACACGCCAAAAATAAGAGCTGCGAGAGAGGGTGTTATGGAGTTTTTACTTGCTAATCATCCTTTGGATTGTCCTATATGCGACCAGGGTGGCGAGTGTGATCTCCAAGATCAGGCGATGCTCTATGGAAAAGGTGAGGGCAGGTTCTCTTATGCTAAAAGATCCGTACAGAAGAAGGATTTTGGACCATTGATCTCGACCGAGATGAATCGGTGCATACACTGTACACGTTGCATTCGTTTTCTCTCTGATGTTGCCGGTGTAGAAGAACTCGGAATGGTCAACAGAGGGGCTGATTCTGAGATAAGTACCTACATACAGAAATCTCTCTCATCTGAGCTTTCTGGCAACATAATAGACCTATGTCCTGTTGGAGCCCTCACATCGAAACCATATGCTTTTACAGCTCGTCCGTGGGAACTTACTAAAATCGAGAGCGTAGACGTTCTCGATGCAGTTGGAAGTAACATCAGAATTGATGTAAGAGGTCAAACGGTGATGCGTGTACTTCCAAGATTAAATGAAGAAATAAATGAGGAATGGCTCTCGGATAGGTCGCGTTTCTCATATGATGGCTTGAGAGTACAGAGGTTGGATAGGTGTTATGTGAGAGTGAATGGCAAGCTTCGTGAGTCTACATGGAAAAAAGCAATCTCCGAAATTGTTAAACAGATTGATCACGTAAATCGTGAAGAAATTGCTGCAGTTGCAGGAGATTTGGCTGATGTGGAGTCAGTCTTCCTCCTGAAGAGGATGCTCAATAAATTAGGGGTCTCCAAGACCGAATGCAGACAGGATGGGGCAAGTTATATGGTCTCAGAGCGCGATTTTTATATCTTTAATACAACTTTCGCTGGTATAGAAGAATCCGATTTCTGTTTTCTTGTTGGAGTAAATCTACGTATGGATGCTCCACTAATAGCTGCAAGAATTAGAAAAAGGTGGTTGTCTGGCAATTATACCGTAGTTGGTTTGGGAAGCGATGCAAGATATGCTTTTGATGTCTCAAGCATTGGTAATGATGTTGCCACACTTGTTGAAATAGCATCCGGCAGAAATCAGAAATTCAAGGACTTATTAGGTGGTTCGAGAAGGCCAATGATGATTATTGGTCCCGACGTTTTAAGCCGCACAGATGCGAACTATATAATTTCATTGCTTCGAGCAATTGCTGAGAGATTTGGATTTTTTCAAGAGAATTTTAATGGCTTCTCGGTATTACAGCGTCACTCTGGAACTGTTGGTGCACTAGACGTAGGATTTTATCACCAGGATGGTTTGAAAGGCGTTCTAGATAGTGGTACGAAGTTCGTTTATCTTTTGGGTGCTGATGATTGTGTTGATAGCATACCTGAAGGTGCGTTTGTTGTGTATCAAGGTCATCATGGTGATAGGGGTGCGTCTAGGGCTGATGTCATACTTCCTGGTTGTTCTTACGTAGAAAAAGATGCGATTTATGTCAATACCGAGGGAAGGGCGCAGCTCGCTTTTAGAGCTGTTTTTCCTCCTGGCGAGGCAAGGGATGATAGGGAAATTATAGCAGAACTCGCTCAGGTACTTGGTATTCCATTTGGCAATATCAGCTTACCGCTTATAAGAGCGAAATTAGAGAAGCTAGGACCGCATTTTAAGTGTCTTGGTGTATGTGTACCTAGTGGACCTTCTAGGTATGAGTTTATGGGTGAAGCGGTTTTTGCAGATGAAGTGATTTCATTCAAAAAAAGGAATTTCTATATGTCCAATGTGATCAGCAGAGCTTCTAGTACGATGGCAAAGTGTAGTGAGGAGTTTAATGATTTATCTTATTCTCTCTAA
- the nuoH gene encoding NADH-quinone oxidoreductase subunit NuoH produces MIYLILSKLIWIVLLSIALILCVAYLTYAERKVIAATQLRIGPDLVGPFGLLQPIADAIKVLLKEIIIPNAAGPKLFLFAPVIIFVLALVGWAVIPFGISEIDGVKVPTVIANINLGVMYLLAIAALEVYGTIIAGWASKSSYSFLGALRSASQMISYEIVIAPAIMTVILLTGSLNLAEIVVIKHSFPYWVDILMLPISFIFFVSILAETNRHPFDLPEAEAELVSGYNVEYSSIPFALFFLGEYANMILSSSIMATLFLGGWYPPIDWWGLSIVPGFIWFVLKILFVLFCFLIVRATLPRYRYDQLMRLCWKVFLPVTLLWVVVIGGLVAFNIV; encoded by the coding sequence ATGATTTATCTTATTCTCTCTAAGCTTATCTGGATAGTACTACTTTCGATAGCATTGATACTTTGTGTCGCCTATCTGACATACGCAGAAAGAAAGGTAATAGCAGCGACGCAACTCCGTATTGGTCCTGATCTTGTGGGCCCTTTTGGGCTTCTTCAACCAATTGCTGATGCCATAAAGGTTCTGCTTAAAGAGATAATTATTCCGAATGCTGCTGGCCCAAAACTGTTTTTGTTTGCACCTGTGATCATATTTGTATTGGCATTGGTAGGATGGGCGGTTATACCTTTCGGGATATCAGAAATAGATGGTGTGAAAGTGCCAACTGTAATTGCAAATATTAATCTAGGTGTTATGTATCTTCTGGCCATTGCCGCGCTTGAGGTTTACGGAACAATCATTGCAGGCTGGGCGAGTAAGTCTAGTTATTCATTTTTGGGAGCACTCAGGTCGGCTTCTCAGATGATCTCATACGAGATTGTCATAGCGCCGGCAATTATGACGGTTATACTGCTTACAGGGTCGCTTAATTTGGCTGAGATAGTTGTAATAAAGCACAGTTTTCCATATTGGGTTGATATCCTTATGTTGCCGATAAGTTTTATCTTTTTTGTTTCAATTCTCGCAGAAACAAACAGACATCCTTTCGATTTACCCGAGGCAGAAGCCGAACTAGTTTCGGGATACAATGTGGAGTACTCGTCTATTCCTTTTGCACTTTTCTTTCTTGGAGAGTATGCAAATATGATACTGAGCAGTAGCATAATGGCGACACTGTTTTTGGGGGGATGGTATCCACCAATTGATTGGTGGGGTTTATCCATTGTTCCAGGTTTCATCTGGTTTGTTTTGAAGATTCTGTTCGTTTTATTTTGTTTTCTCATTGTCAGAGCGACACTCCCACGTTACAGATATGACCAGTTGATGAGATTGTGTTGGAAGGTATTTCTGCCAGTGACGCTACTCTGGGTAGTTGTTATAGGTGGGTTAGTAGCGTTTAATATTGTCTAA
- a CDS encoding BON domain-containing protein gives MVLRLFRVLLSFTSCSPLLEMRACVTFLFLAVFCLSACTPFLIGTTAATVAVTSIQDRGTGEVIDDNAILSRVSRVISSKDFCKDLAVSVNEGSVLIYGSVRSSMDRVAASKLVWSQDGVREVINEIRVQDREESFAKSAWIAAQIKLALLLKSSVKSFSYTVEVVDGTVYLLGIAQSKDEFNRVHDIAKRIEGVKEVVSYVRLKNSTGTPIQLHKR, from the coding sequence GTGGTTTTGCGATTGTTTAGGGTTCTGCTGTCTTTTACTTCCTGCTCTCCCCTTTTGGAAATGCGTGCTTGTGTGACTTTTCTGTTCTTGGCTGTGTTTTGTTTATCCGCCTGTACCCCGTTTTTGATAGGAACAACAGCTGCCACAGTTGCGGTAACCTCTATCCAGGATAGAGGAACTGGTGAGGTCATCGACGATAACGCTATTTTATCTAGAGTGTCTAGAGTTATTTCTAGCAAGGATTTTTGCAAAGATCTTGCTGTCTCAGTAAACGAGGGTAGTGTACTTATCTACGGTAGTGTGCGTAGTTCAATGGATAGAGTGGCAGCCAGCAAGCTTGTGTGGTCACAAGATGGAGTGCGTGAGGTAATAAATGAAATACGGGTACAGGATAGGGAAGAATCTTTTGCCAAGTCTGCGTGGATCGCGGCACAAATAAAGTTAGCTCTCCTACTGAAGAGTTCTGTGAAGTCTTTTAGTTATACCGTTGAGGTGGTAGACGGGACTGTGTATCTCCTCGGGATCGCGCAAAGCAAAGATGAATTTAATAGGGTTCATGACATTGCAAAACGTATTGAAGGTGTAAAGGAAGTTGTCAGCTACGTCAGACTCAAAAACAGTACTGGGACTCCTATTCAATTGCACAAACGCTAG
- the pnp gene encoding polyribonucleotide nucleotidyltransferase, protein MFEIKESSIEWEGKSLHIKTGEVARQAAGAACVSYGGTVVLAVVTLQKDSAASKKTSDLSGLALVTNFLAKSYALGRIPNGFFKREGKLSEREVLASRVVDRAVRPLIQENLVNEVNIVCKLLAHGNKRVLPEVPALIAASVALQLSGIPFSGPVVGVDVNRRGTEITCNEITETEDGLGVFVACTEESIVMVEAEANESSEEEVVSALSEALKSAKPIFSFINEFVRGVGTVKSVGVLYDNKELYEKVRLLCSAQLENVYNEKINNKEERHNRLSQVYMDTFAELSADGYAESEILFFIKKLEKEIVRKNVLENGIRPDGRGLTEIRPISIALDYLPGTHGSALFTRGGTQSLVVATLGSYQDEQVMDDIDGERRESVLLHYNFLPYAVGEVGALRAPGRREIGHGRLALKAVKAILPGKDVFPYTLRLVSEITESDGSSSMATVCGSSLALMDTGVPVTKHVAGIAMGLMTDGTKSAILSDISGDEDMLGDMDFKVAGTRSGIVALQMDMKVRGISISTIRDALNQALTGRLHILAKMENVIAEPRKNLKDSAPKILCYKIDKDVVHKVIGSGGKTIRGISSDTSTKIDIDQNNYVYIMAETEEALMEAKSRVDIASGASDLNVSVSQLKIGELYEGKIVSIVDFGLFVALPNKQEGLVHISEISRSRVNDIRADHTEGQPVTVRIKDIGPDGKIKLTMRIDEDRVGSGSGPSPKKRFGAPPRKNSKDHRSGGNERVFNDRSNSGEGSPVGRKRFF, encoded by the coding sequence ATGTTTGAGATAAAAGAATCCTCCATAGAATGGGAAGGTAAGAGTTTACATATAAAAACCGGTGAGGTTGCGCGTCAGGCTGCTGGTGCTGCCTGCGTTTCGTATGGCGGGACCGTTGTGCTGGCCGTAGTAACTCTTCAGAAGGATAGTGCAGCTTCTAAAAAGACTTCCGACTTGTCGGGTCTAGCACTTGTGACGAACTTCTTGGCTAAATCGTATGCTCTCGGGCGTATACCGAACGGTTTTTTTAAACGGGAAGGCAAACTCTCGGAGAGAGAGGTCTTGGCTTCTAGAGTGGTTGATAGGGCTGTGAGGCCCCTTATACAGGAAAACCTCGTTAATGAAGTTAATATAGTGTGCAAACTTCTCGCACATGGCAATAAAAGAGTTCTACCTGAGGTACCGGCTCTGATTGCGGCCTCTGTTGCATTGCAGCTTTCTGGAATTCCGTTTAGCGGCCCTGTTGTTGGGGTTGATGTTAACAGGCGTGGGACAGAAATAACATGTAACGAGATTACGGAAACAGAAGATGGGCTTGGAGTATTTGTTGCTTGTACAGAGGAATCGATTGTGATGGTGGAAGCCGAAGCGAATGAATCCTCTGAAGAGGAAGTTGTCAGTGCCCTTTCAGAAGCGCTGAAAAGTGCAAAGCCGATTTTTTCCTTTATCAACGAGTTTGTTAGAGGTGTTGGCACAGTAAAATCAGTAGGTGTGCTCTATGATAATAAAGAGCTCTATGAGAAAGTGCGTTTGCTCTGTAGTGCACAATTAGAGAACGTCTATAATGAGAAAATAAATAATAAAGAGGAGCGACATAACAGACTTAGCCAGGTCTACATGGATACCTTTGCTGAGTTATCAGCTGATGGGTATGCTGAATCCGAGATTTTATTCTTCATTAAAAAGCTCGAAAAAGAAATTGTAAGGAAAAACGTTTTGGAGAACGGTATAAGACCGGATGGAAGAGGTTTGACGGAAATACGTCCGATCAGTATTGCTCTGGATTATCTCCCTGGCACTCACGGTTCTGCTCTGTTTACTCGTGGTGGAACGCAGAGTCTGGTTGTAGCTACGTTGGGATCTTATCAAGACGAGCAGGTTATGGATGACATCGATGGTGAAAGGAGAGAGTCCGTGCTTTTGCACTACAACTTTTTGCCGTATGCGGTTGGTGAAGTTGGTGCTCTGCGCGCACCTGGAAGACGAGAGATCGGTCATGGACGCTTGGCTTTAAAAGCAGTGAAGGCCATACTACCGGGTAAGGACGTTTTCCCTTATACCTTGCGTTTGGTCTCTGAAATTACAGAATCTGATGGCTCCTCTTCTATGGCGACGGTATGTGGGTCGTCTTTGGCTCTCATGGATACGGGAGTTCCCGTTACAAAGCACGTAGCCGGAATAGCTATGGGCTTAATGACTGATGGAACGAAGTCTGCAATTCTAAGTGATATCTCAGGTGATGAAGATATGCTTGGAGACATGGATTTCAAAGTTGCGGGTACACGAAGTGGTATTGTCGCGCTTCAGATGGATATGAAAGTGCGCGGCATAAGCATATCGACAATTAGAGATGCATTGAATCAAGCATTAACTGGAAGGTTACACATTCTTGCAAAGATGGAGAATGTAATTGCTGAGCCAAGGAAAAATCTCAAAGACTCGGCGCCTAAGATATTATGTTACAAGATTGATAAAGATGTTGTACATAAGGTGATAGGCAGTGGCGGAAAAACTATTAGGGGAATTTCCTCTGATACCTCCACAAAGATTGATATAGACCAAAATAACTATGTTTATATCATGGCTGAAACTGAAGAAGCATTGATGGAAGCAAAGAGTAGGGTTGATATAGCTTCAGGCGCTTCTGATTTGAATGTGAGTGTTTCACAGCTCAAAATTGGCGAACTATATGAAGGAAAAATAGTGAGCATAGTTGACTTCGGGTTGTTTGTTGCCCTCCCAAATAAGCAGGAAGGATTGGTCCATATTAGCGAAATTAGTAGGAGCAGAGTTAATGATATACGTGCGGACCATACTGAAGGACAGCCAGTTACAGTCCGGATCAAGGATATAGGCCCAGATGGAAAAATTAAACTGACTATGCGCATTGATGAGGATAGAGTAGGCAGTGGAAGTGGCCCCTCGCCTAAGAAGCGTTTTGGAGCTCCTCCTAGAAAAAATAGTAAGGATCACCGGTCTGGTGGTAATGAAAGGGTTTTCAATGATAGATCCAACTCTGGTGAAGGTTCCCCTGTTGGTAGGAAGCGGTTTTTCTAG
- the rpsO gene encoding 30S ribosomal protein S15 has translation MVNEKAEVIKKFRTADNDTGSAFVQVALFTRRINNLTRHLQGFKKDYSSRLGLLKIISKRRKLLNYLAKNDRQGCKNLMEMLDIRK, from the coding sequence ATGGTTAATGAAAAAGCTGAGGTAATAAAAAAATTTAGGACGGCGGATAATGACACGGGATCTGCTTTTGTGCAGGTTGCGCTCTTTACTAGGCGTATAAATAACTTGACCAGGCATTTACAGGGATTCAAAAAAGATTACTCGTCTAGATTGGGTTTGCTTAAGATCATAAGTAAGAGACGTAAGCTGCTCAATTATCTAGCAAAGAATGATCGTCAAGGGTGTAAGAATTTAATGGAAATGCTTGATATAAGAAAGTAG
- the purB gene encoding adenylosuccinate lyase gives MIPRYSREVAASIWKDDFKFSLWLEIELLACEAQAQLGNISRATLSTILEKAAFSIERIESIEREVKHDVIAFLTSVAEFVGPDARYIHMGMTSSDVIDTAFSLQLRRAGILLLEGLDKVIEALKERALEHKNTICVARTHGIHAEPITLGLKFARFYQEFKRNRLRLSQAIKEVSVCKISGAVGQFGNIDPFVQEYVAEKLDLEPESLATQVIPRDRHAVFFGTLALIASSVENIATEIRHLQRSEVLECSEYFSPGQKGSSAMPHKKNPILSENLTGLARIVRSTVIPFLENVTLWHERDISHSSVERVCAPTACITLDFALERLSTVIRELVIFEKNIEKNLELLGGLIFSQKILLALIESGKTREEAYRIVQENAMRSWTDTSTSFMENIKMDKRVTLQEVDKLFCYENYLRHLDHMFERVFGASEAN, from the coding sequence ATGATTCCCAGGTACAGCAGAGAGGTAGCTGCGTCGATCTGGAAGGATGATTTTAAGTTCTCTTTATGGTTAGAGATTGAGCTTCTTGCATGTGAGGCGCAAGCTCAGCTTGGTAATATATCTAGAGCAACTTTGAGTACTATTTTGGAAAAAGCAGCCTTTAGTATAGAAAGGATCGAATCCATTGAACGAGAGGTTAAACATGATGTTATAGCCTTTCTAACAAGTGTGGCGGAGTTCGTTGGCCCTGATGCAAGATATATACACATGGGCATGACTAGCTCAGACGTAATAGATACTGCTTTTTCGCTTCAACTTCGTCGTGCGGGAATTTTACTCTTAGAAGGTTTGGATAAGGTCATTGAAGCGCTTAAGGAAAGAGCCCTCGAACACAAAAATACTATCTGTGTCGCCAGGACGCACGGAATTCATGCTGAACCCATTACTCTTGGGCTTAAATTTGCTCGATTCTATCAAGAGTTCAAACGAAATCGGCTAAGACTTTCACAAGCAATAAAAGAGGTTTCTGTATGTAAGATTTCTGGTGCCGTAGGCCAGTTCGGTAATATCGATCCATTTGTCCAGGAGTATGTTGCAGAAAAGCTCGACCTTGAACCGGAATCATTAGCAACGCAAGTGATACCGCGTGATAGGCATGCTGTCTTTTTTGGTACTCTTGCTCTTATTGCTTCCTCAGTAGAGAACATTGCAACAGAAATTAGACATCTTCAAAGAAGTGAGGTGTTGGAGTGCTCAGAGTATTTCTCGCCAGGTCAGAAGGGGAGTTCAGCGATGCCTCACAAAAAAAACCCAATTTTGAGCGAAAACCTTACTGGCTTAGCTCGTATCGTAAGGAGCACAGTTATTCCGTTTCTTGAAAATGTTACTCTGTGGCACGAAAGGGATATTTCGCATTCCTCAGTTGAGAGAGTGTGTGCTCCTACAGCTTGTATTACGCTGGACTTTGCATTGGAAAGACTTTCCACTGTGATAAGAGAGTTAGTGATTTTTGAGAAGAATATTGAAAAGAATCTAGAGCTTCTAGGTGGACTAATTTTCTCGCAAAAGATCCTTCTGGCACTTATAGAATCTGGGAAGACACGAGAAGAAGCTTACCGCATAGTGCAAGAAAACGCGATGAGAAGCTGGACTGACACAAGCACGTCTTTTATGGAGAACATAAAGATGGATAAACGTGTGACGCTCCAGGAAGTTGATAAACTCTTTTGCTATGAGAATTATCTCAGGCATTTAGATCACATGTTTGAGCGGGTCTTTGGTGCTAGTGAAGCAAATTAA
- the rplI gene encoding 50S ribosomal protein L9, whose translation MLVILKETARKLGNVGDVLKVKKGFARNYLIPSGKAVRATKANLAILESSKEKLAAQQAAELEAASELAKSFAEIDVLPIYAQAERGVLFGAINAKQVVAELSKRGVEVTAKNVVLAAPIKTLGEHEVKIFLHSKVECSLRIHILDASRRDADGSTTGTS comes from the coding sequence ATGTTGGTTATTTTAAAAGAAACAGCACGTAAACTTGGAAACGTGGGTGATGTCCTCAAGGTTAAGAAGGGCTTTGCTAGAAACTATCTCATTCCTTCTGGTAAAGCGGTGCGCGCAACCAAGGCAAATTTGGCAATTCTGGAGAGCAGTAAGGAAAAGTTAGCAGCCCAACAAGCTGCGGAGCTAGAGGCTGCTTCGGAGTTGGCAAAATCCTTTGCAGAGATTGACGTTCTTCCTATATATGCTCAAGCAGAGCGCGGTGTCCTTTTCGGGGCAATAAATGCTAAACAGGTTGTTGCGGAGCTTTCCAAAAGAGGAGTAGAAGTTACTGCTAAGAATGTTGTTCTTGCAGCACCGATAAAAACCCTTGGAGAGCATGAAGTGAAGATTTTTTTACATTCCAAAGTCGAGTGTTCTCTCAGGATCCACATTTTGGACGCCTCTAGAAGAGACGCTGACGGAAGCACTACAGGTACGTCATAA
- the rpsR gene encoding 30S ribosomal protein S18 codes for MGSIEEVKKTQASPVDVESQVELDLKIEDFDYKNVALIKRFMTSVGRVLSRRATGLSAKKQRKMAKEVRKMKFLALVPYCDRHK; via the coding sequence ATGGGGAGTATAGAAGAAGTTAAAAAAACTCAGGCATCTCCGGTGGACGTTGAGTCTCAGGTTGAGCTTGATTTGAAGATCGAGGATTTTGATTACAAGAATGTGGCGCTCATTAAGCGTTTCATGACCTCAGTCGGGCGTGTCTTGTCGAGAAGGGCCACTGGTTTGAGTGCGAAGAAGCAGCGGAAGATGGCGAAGGAGGTTCGGAAGATGAAGTTTCTTGCACTTGTTCCGTATTGTGACCGCCACAAATAA
- the rpsF gene encoding 30S ribosomal protein S6 yields the protein MFLASSSLSEGGVSNLMDNFNAAFAENNIKVLRQENWGSLALAYKIKNHTKANYFMFIISAEPIALQKFEAKLKYNDLVLRYLLQRKREFKVPDGVISLKLPQYQQ from the coding sequence GTGTTCCTTGCAAGTAGTTCCCTTTCTGAGGGAGGTGTGTCCAATCTCATGGATAACTTCAATGCCGCCTTCGCTGAGAACAATATCAAAGTTCTGCGTCAGGAAAACTGGGGATCTCTTGCTCTTGCATATAAGATAAAGAACCACACGAAGGCAAATTATTTCATGTTCATTATTTCTGCTGAGCCGATAGCACTTCAGAAATTTGAGGCAAAATTGAAATATAATGATCTTGTGTTACGTTATTTGCTACAAAGAAAGAGGGAGTTCAAGGTACCTGATGGGGTTATATCGCTTAAACTGCCACAATATCAGCAGTAA
- a CDS encoding substrate-binding domain-containing protein yields the protein MARIFLYLFLLFLCTGFSDAREYVRVVGSSTVFPFMSAISEEFAKTYRVKTPIVESTGTSAGFKLFCMGVGDAHPDIVVSSRRINEVELALCKVYSIDSGDIMEIELGRDALVVASSSGGGLDYEFSIRDIFEAISFYVPEGVRLVKNHNKRWGNIDDSKFYDSEIKIYGPTRNTGTFESVKKMILLSQCLNEPAFNLAYGPEKLRKICSVVRDDGVYVEVSNNENLMVQKLARNPNAFGLLSYSFFIRNSDALTAHSVNGVRPTYESIMSGQYDFVRPVYLYVKLTHFGLVRGLRDLLNEVLSENALGTYGYLRAIGMVPMPNQELDAIREKVASLSS from the coding sequence ATGGCGCGGATTTTTCTATATCTATTTTTGCTGTTCCTCTGTACTGGTTTTTCTGATGCTAGGGAGTATGTGAGGGTTGTAGGTTCGAGTACTGTCTTTCCCTTCATGAGTGCGATTTCTGAGGAGTTTGCTAAGACCTATAGGGTTAAGACTCCTATAGTCGAGTCCACTGGGACTAGTGCTGGATTTAAGCTCTTTTGTATGGGTGTGGGTGATGCTCATCCAGATATAGTTGTGTCCTCACGCAGGATAAATGAAGTGGAGTTGGCACTGTGCAAGGTGTACTCAATTGACAGCGGAGATATAATGGAAATTGAGCTCGGTAGAGATGCTCTTGTTGTTGCAAGTAGTAGTGGTGGTGGTCTTGATTACGAATTCTCCATTCGTGACATTTTTGAGGCCATCTCTTTTTACGTACCGGAGGGGGTCAGGCTCGTTAAAAATCACAACAAGCGATGGGGTAACATAGACGATAGTAAATTCTATGATTCTGAGATTAAGATTTATGGTCCTACAAGGAATACTGGTACGTTCGAGTCAGTAAAAAAAATGATCTTACTCAGTCAGTGTCTAAATGAACCTGCTTTCAATTTAGCGTATGGGCCGGAAAAATTGAGAAAGATATGTTCAGTCGTTCGAGATGATGGTGTGTATGTAGAAGTCAGTAACAATGAAAACTTGATGGTCCAAAAGCTTGCACGTAATCCCAATGCGTTTGGTCTTCTGAGTTATAGTTTTTTCATAAGGAATTCCGATGCACTAACGGCGCATTCTGTGAATGGCGTGCGACCAACTTATGAAAGTATAATGAGTGGTCAATACGATTTTGTTCGTCCGGTGTACTTGTACGTAAAACTTACGCATTTTGGTCTTGTTCGTGGGCTTAGGGATCTGCTTAATGAAGTTCTTAGTGAGAATGCACTAGGAACATACGGCTACCTAAGGGCTATTGGTATGGTTCCGATGCCAAATCAGGAACTAGATGCCATTAGAGAAAAGGTTGCATCTTTATCTTCTTGA